A genome region from Clostridium sp. JN-9 includes the following:
- a CDS encoding GNAT family N-acetyltransferase, with translation MIIRKMNQAEAEDIANNWKYEGEYSFYDMTEDVEDYEEIISPALRGDIYFSVIEDENLIGFFCVEQDNNDIEIGLGLKPELTNKGSGLEFVKTILEFVSRNYEFESVILDVADFNKRAIIVYERAGFAAVKKIKVNTNGGVYDFVIMELKKSHMNDD, from the coding sequence ATGATAATTAGAAAAATGAACCAGGCAGAAGCCGAGGATATAGCTAATAATTGGAAATATGAAGGTGAATATTCATTTTACGACATGACAGAGGATGTGGAAGATTATGAAGAAATAATATCGCCTGCACTTAGAGGTGATATATATTTTTCAGTTATTGAAGACGAAAATTTAATTGGTTTCTTTTGTGTAGAACAAGATAACAATGACATAGAAATCGGATTGGGGCTAAAACCAGAACTTACTAATAAAGGAAGTGGGCTTGAATTCGTAAAAACTATACTTGAGTTCGTATCCCGTAATTATGAATTTGAATCTGTTATTTTAGATGTTGCGGATTTTAACAAACGTGCAATTATTGTGTATGAACGCGCAGGATTTGCAGCAGTAAAAAAGATAAAAGTTAATACGAACGGTGGAGTTTATGATTTTGTTA